A stretch of Sphingorhabdus sp. YGSMI21 DNA encodes these proteins:
- a CDS encoding TadE/TadG family type IV pilus assembly protein, with protein sequence MKTAKSFLQELRSNTAGNTLAMAGMAIFPLAAMIGGGVDVSRIYLVQTRLQQACDAGALAGRRQMGSGNWTATSNTSAQNMFKANFETDAFGSYDGTSSFSENAGTVTGIASVKVDMAVMQMFGFGTKDVSVECDASMSIPNTDVMFVLDTTGSMNCPDTGSSYCSNNGNREASNARIRGLRSAVKCFYETLAKRNSDEDCGSTPAAGSENTAHLRFGFVPYSTNVNVGKLLPNDYIADRWTYQSREAVTRLENVVVDYTPGTPYLYGSTFYYDGGWSGRSTIDTHYDVRNRNACNDLQPEDYDDMSDSEGSRYNEYTWTSGGQQITRWYTDVRGSRYDYSTSYSSRNDRCQIRLRTRDIVEQREYRQVNTPVYEQQQVFSHYDYKPVTFNVSGLKAGGSTWNGSVDLPVGNEGLDTGVSWDGCIEERQTVRTTSFSPIPVAAYDLDIDRMPTTGDPATQWGPLLETAVWGRYDNYGNRTSGTVSTSNNLSRNFSYTCANEARKLQRWDTPSDFDAYLDDLDAIGSTYHDIGLIWGARLLSPTGIFSSENAASDTGGAIDRHLIFMTDGDTVTSSTQYTSYGVEWYDRRRTSANSAPSTSDLTTQVNSRFLAMCNAIKNKNITLWVVSFGNGVSAGSITNLRNCATSGKFYNASNSAELLTNFRSIANDISQLRLTN encoded by the coding sequence ATGAAAACAGCGAAGTCTTTTTTGCAAGAGCTGCGTTCAAATACTGCCGGCAACACGCTTGCCATGGCCGGCATGGCGATATTCCCGCTTGCCGCCATGATCGGCGGTGGTGTCGATGTCAGCCGTATCTATCTGGTGCAGACGCGTCTGCAGCAGGCATGCGATGCCGGCGCGCTGGCGGGCCGGCGCCAGATGGGCAGCGGCAACTGGACCGCAACCAGCAACACATCCGCCCAGAATATGTTCAAGGCCAATTTCGAGACCGATGCCTTCGGATCCTATGACGGGACATCCTCCTTTTCCGAAAATGCCGGAACGGTAACCGGCATTGCCTCGGTGAAAGTCGACATGGCGGTGATGCAGATGTTCGGCTTCGGTACCAAGGATGTGTCCGTCGAATGCGATGCTTCGATGAGCATTCCCAATACCGACGTCATGTTCGTTCTGGATACGACCGGCTCGATGAACTGTCCGGACACCGGCTCTTCCTATTGCAGCAACAACGGCAACAGAGAAGCTTCAAACGCCAGAATTCGCGGACTGCGTTCGGCAGTGAAATGTTTCTACGAAACCCTGGCAAAAAGAAATAGCGACGAGGATTGCGGATCGACACCGGCTGCGGGCAGCGAGAACACGGCCCATCTTCGCTTCGGCTTCGTTCCCTACAGCACCAATGTGAATGTCGGAAAGCTTCTGCCCAATGATTATATTGCCGACCGCTGGACCTACCAGTCGCGCGAGGCGGTAACCCGGCTGGAAAATGTCGTCGTCGATTATACGCCGGGAACACCATATCTCTATGGCAGCACATTCTATTACGATGGCGGCTGGAGCGGCAGATCAACGATCGACACCCATTATGATGTCCGCAACAGAAACGCCTGCAATGACCTTCAGCCCGAAGATTATGACGATATGTCGGATTCGGAAGGGTCCAGATATAATGAATATACCTGGACGTCGGGCGGTCAGCAGATCACCCGTTGGTATACCGACGTAAGAGGCAGCAGATATGATTATAGCACCAGCTACAGCAGCCGGAACGATCGGTGCCAAATCAGACTGCGGACGCGGGACATTGTCGAGCAACGTGAATATCGGCAGGTCAATACGCCAGTATATGAACAGCAGCAGGTGTTTTCGCATTATGATTACAAGCCAGTCACCTTCAACGTCAGCGGCCTGAAGGCCGGGGGATCGACGTGGAACGGTTCGGTCGATCTACCCGTCGGCAACGAGGGTCTGGATACCGGCGTATCCTGGGACGGCTGTATTGAAGAACGGCAAACCGTCAGGACCACCAGTTTCAGCCCGATACCGGTTGCAGCCTATGATCTCGACATCGACCGCATGCCGACCACTGGCGATCCCGCCACCCAATGGGGCCCGCTTCTTGAGACTGCGGTCTGGGGCAGATATGACAATTATGGCAACCGGACCAGCGGAACGGTCTCCACATCCAACAATCTGAGCCGCAACTTTAGTTATACTTGTGCGAACGAAGCCCGCAAATTGCAGCGCTGGGATACACCATCCGATTTCGATGCCTATCTGGATGATCTCGATGCTATCGGCAGCACCTATCATGATATCGGGCTGATCTGGGGCGCGCGCCTGCTGTCGCCGACCGGAATTTTCTCTTCGGAAAATGCCGCATCGGATACCGGCGGAGCGATCGACCGTCACCTGATCTTCATGACCGACGGCGACACCGTGACCAGCAGCACGCAATATACGTCCTACGGGGTGGAATGGTATGATCGCCGCAGAACTTCGGCGAACAGCGCGCCATCGACCAGTGATCTGACGACCCAGGTCAACAGCCGTTTCCTGGCGATGTGCAACGCGATCAAGAACAAGAATATCACCTTGTGGGTGGTCTCCTTCGGCAATGGCGTGAGCGCTGGTTCGATAACCAACCTGCGCAATTGCGCCACTTCCGGGAAATTCTACAACGCCAGCAACAGCG